AAATATTGTAGCACCTACTATAAGTAATATAGCTAATATAATATATTTAGAAAATTTTTGCATTATAGTTTCCCTTTTAAGTATTCTATTCTATCAAAAGCAATACTTCTTGAGTAGTAAGCTTCTAATATCTCTAATTTTGCATTTAATACAATGGCAATATTATCCAAGATATCTAAATATGTTGCTAATCCCTCTTTATAACGGGCATTTAACTCTTCTTGTGTACTTTTTGCTGAAGATAGTTGAGCTTTTTTAGTTTTTATTGTCTGATTATAATGCTCTATATCTATTAAAAGAGAGTGGTACTCCTCTTTTAGTGCTAAGATATCAGAATCTTTCTCTTTTTGTGCAATTATCTTTCCAATACGTGCTTTTTGTTCTAAAGCAGTTAATTTTCCACTTGTATAAATAGGAACACTATAGCTTATTCCAACAGAACTTAAGTTATAGTTGTTTAGAGCATCATATTTATAGTAAGAAGCAACAAGATCTATGCTACCAAAATGTGAAATTTTAGCAGACTTATAAATTAATTGATTCTTTTGTATATTTAGTCTATCAATTTTAATTTTATTATTATTTTCAACTACTTTATACTCCAAATTTTTATTTATTTTCAATTTTTTCTTTAAAATAGAGTTTTGCAGTTTAACACTATCATCAATTTTCATTCCCATATATAATGAAAGTGAGACTTTTACTTTTTTAAAAGATGCTTTAGTAAAAGATAAAGCATCTTCTGCGGCATAAACAGCAGATAGAAAGCGATTAACATCTGCTTTAGTTTTAAGTCCTTGTTCAAATAGTGCTTTAGCTTGAGCAAGATAAGCTTTTTTTGCTTCAAGATCTTTCTCTCTTACTTTAATAGCTTCTCTTTGAATAATTAAAAGTTTGTAAAGGGATTTAACTTTGAAAATCAATAGTGCTTTTGCTTCAGCTAATGATTCTTTGGCAATATCCACATCAACTTTACTACTTTGTACAATAGATGATGTTGTACCAAAATCCCATACTTTTTGATGCAACGTTACTCCAAGGCTCCATCCACTCTCTTGAGTTGTATGAAATACTCCACTATTTTGAATAGTATAAGTTTTTGTTGGGTTATAAGTTGCTAATAAATCAAGTTGTGGCAAATAACTTGTATATACAGCATTATAATTTTGCTCTGATTGTTGAATACGAAGCATAAAAGCTTTGATATCTGGATGATTTAAGAGTGTTTTATTGATAGCTGTTTTTAAAGTTATTGTTTGAGAATAGAGAGCCTCTAATCCAATAAGAGAAATAATTATGAATTTTTTTAAAATTTTCAAGTGTACCTTTCCGTTTTACTATACTATAAGATAATATTTATAAATTTTATATAAGATGATATAGTATGAAATTTAGAAAAAGAGTGTAGTAGATAAGTCAATTATCAATTTTATTCTTTTTTTGTTACAATTGTGAATAGAAGAGAAAATTTAAGAGTTAGTGAGTGTAAGATAAAAAAATGAAATTAATTTTTTTAGATGCCAAAACATTGGGAGATGATATTGATCTATCTGTC
The sequence above is a segment of the Hydrogenimonas thermophila genome. Coding sequences within it:
- a CDS encoding TolC family protein codes for the protein MKILKKFIIISLIGLEALYSQTITLKTAINKTLLNHPDIKAFMLRIQQSEQNYNAVYTSYLPQLDLLATYNPTKTYTIQNSGVFHTTQESGWSLGVTLHQKVWDFGTTSSIVQSSKVDVDIAKESLAEAKALLIFKVKSLYKLLIIQREAIKVREKDLEAKKAYLAQAKALFEQGLKTKADVNRFLSAVYAAEDALSFTKASFKKVKVSLSLYMGMKIDDSVKLQNSILKKKLKINKNLEYKVVENNNKIKIDRLNIQKNQLIYKSAKISHFGSIDLVASYYKYDALNNYNLSSVGISYSVPIYTSGKLTALEQKARIGKIIAQKEKDSDILALKEEYHSLLIDIEHYNQTIKTKKAQLSSAKSTQEELNARYKEGLATYLDILDNIAIVLNAKLEILEAYYSRSIAFDRIEYLKGKL